A portion of the Pseudarthrobacter defluvii genome contains these proteins:
- a CDS encoding pseudouridine synthase, protein MTQAGRQGSPRNGSGRGGNERSNSQQRNSQGGSFSGGSRGGTGKRAAGFGGDRPHRAPKPREERFIDPDLAGNQPERGAEGARSAKPSSRKPAARKPGAKKAPGTPGAPKPKPRTGAPGAAASRAFGSERFGQNLGPVRKPARKKHPRGNVPQSELHDADGVRLQKVMASAGVASRRVCEEMIAEGRVEVDGQVVTELGVRVDPKTAVIHVDGLRIQLDENLVYMVFNKPKGVVSTMEDPEGRPCISDFLKNNKNTGERLFHVGRLDVATEGLLLLTNDGELANRLTHPSYEVPKTYLVQVRGPFPQGVGAQLKSGVELEDGMAAVDSFRLVDSTPGHVLIEVVLHSGKNRIVRRMFDAVGFPVQRLVRVKVGPIGLGDQRQGSIRNLGKQEVGHLLASVGL, encoded by the coding sequence ATGACACAGGCGGGACGCCAGGGTTCACCACGTAACGGTTCGGGACGCGGCGGGAACGAACGCAGCAATTCCCAGCAGCGCAACTCACAGGGAGGCAGCTTCAGCGGGGGCTCCCGCGGCGGCACAGGAAAACGTGCTGCAGGGTTCGGCGGCGACCGTCCGCACCGCGCTCCAAAACCGCGCGAGGAACGCTTCATCGACCCCGACCTCGCCGGGAACCAGCCCGAACGCGGCGCCGAGGGCGCCAGGAGTGCCAAGCCGTCGTCGCGCAAGCCTGCCGCCAGGAAGCCCGGCGCCAAAAAGGCTCCCGGAACTCCCGGCGCGCCCAAGCCCAAGCCGCGCACCGGCGCGCCCGGAGCGGCAGCTTCCCGCGCGTTCGGCAGCGAACGCTTCGGCCAGAACCTTGGCCCGGTCCGTAAGCCGGCCCGGAAGAAGCACCCCCGCGGCAATGTTCCCCAGTCCGAACTCCACGACGCCGACGGCGTGCGCCTGCAGAAGGTCATGGCCTCCGCAGGAGTCGCCTCCCGGCGCGTCTGCGAGGAAATGATCGCCGAGGGCCGCGTTGAGGTAGACGGCCAGGTTGTCACCGAACTCGGTGTCCGCGTTGATCCCAAGACCGCAGTGATCCACGTTGACGGCCTGCGGATCCAGCTGGACGAAAACCTGGTGTACATGGTGTTCAACAAGCCCAAGGGCGTGGTGTCTACCATGGAGGACCCCGAGGGCCGGCCCTGCATCAGCGATTTCCTCAAGAACAACAAGAACACGGGTGAACGTCTCTTCCACGTGGGTCGGCTCGACGTCGCCACCGAGGGCCTGCTGCTGCTGACCAACGACGGCGAACTGGCCAACCGGCTGACCCACCCGTCCTACGAGGTGCCCAAGACCTACCTGGTGCAGGTTCGGGGGCCGTTCCCGCAGGGCGTCGGCGCCCAGCTGAAGTCCGGCGTCGAACTGGAAGACGGCATGGCCGCCGTCGACTCCTTCCGCCTGGTGGATTCCACCCCCGGCCACGTGCTGATCGAAGTTGTGCTCCACTCCGGCAAGAACCGCATCGTGCGCCGCATGTTCGATGCGGTCGGCTTCCCGGTCCAGCGGCTCGTGCGGGTCAAGGTGGGCCCGATCGGCCTCGGCGACCAGCGCCAGGGCAGCATCCGCAACCTCGGCAAGCAGGAAGTCGGCCACCTGCTGGCATCCGTAGGGCTCTGA
- a CDS encoding prephenate dehydrogenase → MSAFKSQGRGHLDGPVVVIGTGLLGTSIGLGLRGRGVPVFLSDPSPTNQAVAVDIGAGRPLAELGGTPQLVVVAAPPDVTADVVCRALADYPESVVVDIASVKADIQSRLRSLGADLSRYVGTHPMAGREKSGPVAARGELFTSMPWVLCPSEETSGSALQVARSLASDLGAVVSQFSADEHDEAVALVSHLPQVMSSLLASRLQGTPLHALSLAGNGLRDVTRIAASDPTLWVQILGGNAAKVVQILYGVREDLNRLIGTLEHPSAPGARLDLAQLISEGNAGQARIPGKHGGPPQAYSWLTVLVDDKPGQIAQLLTEIGEIGVNVEDLRLDHSSGQNVGMVELSVLPNKHDHLIEALNDRGWRVLQ, encoded by the coding sequence ATGTCCGCGTTCAAAAGCCAGGGCCGCGGCCACCTGGATGGCCCGGTGGTGGTCATTGGTACCGGACTGCTGGGCACCAGCATCGGGCTGGGCCTCCGGGGGCGCGGCGTGCCCGTGTTCCTTTCCGACCCGTCGCCCACCAACCAGGCCGTGGCTGTGGACATCGGTGCGGGCCGCCCCTTGGCGGAGCTGGGCGGCACGCCCCAACTGGTGGTGGTTGCTGCCCCGCCGGACGTGACGGCCGACGTCGTCTGCCGGGCACTGGCTGACTACCCCGAGTCCGTCGTGGTGGACATTGCCAGCGTCAAGGCGGATATCCAGTCGCGGCTTCGCAGCCTCGGCGCCGACCTCTCGCGGTACGTGGGCACCCACCCGATGGCCGGCCGGGAAAAGTCAGGGCCCGTGGCGGCGCGCGGCGAGCTGTTCACGTCCATGCCGTGGGTGCTCTGCCCCTCGGAGGAAACCTCAGGCAGTGCCCTGCAGGTGGCCCGTTCGCTTGCCTCCGATTTGGGCGCGGTAGTGTCGCAGTTCAGCGCGGACGAACACGATGAAGCCGTGGCACTGGTGTCGCACCTGCCGCAGGTCATGTCATCCCTGCTGGCCAGCCGCCTGCAGGGGACGCCGCTGCATGCGCTGTCGCTGGCCGGCAACGGCCTGCGCGATGTCACGCGGATCGCGGCCAGCGATCCCACGCTATGGGTGCAGATCCTGGGCGGCAACGCGGCCAAAGTGGTCCAGATCCTCTACGGCGTCCGCGAGGACTTGAACCGCCTGATCGGCACACTGGAGCACCCCTCCGCACCGGGCGCCAGGCTGGACCTGGCGCAGCTGATCAGCGAGGGCAACGCAGGCCAGGCCCGGATCCCCGGCAAGCACGGCGGCCCGCCGCAGGCATACTCCTGGCTCACCGTCCTGGTGGACGACAAGCCCGGCCAGATCGCGCAGCTGCTCACCGAAATCGGTGAAATCGGCGTCAACGTCGAAGACCTTCGGCTGGACCATTCCTCCGGACAGAACGTGGGCATGGTGGAATTGTCTGTATTGCCGAACAAGCACGACCACCTGATCGAAGCTCTCAACGACCGCGGATGGCGGGTACTTCAGTAA
- the cmk gene encoding (d)CMP kinase, whose product MTQELLETMRALRIGRPLVVAIDGPSGSGKSSVSKEVARRLRLAYLDTGAMYRALTWYCVTEGIDLDDTPAVEQASRDFVLEVSTSPQDEYVRVGGVDVTDAIREPAISSAVSAVATTLGARTELIRRQRELIEKHHRRMVVEGRDITTVVAPGAEVRMLLTASEEARLRRRGIQLGGTQNAEQLAAQVTRRDAKDSTVVNFTKAADGVVTLDSSDLDFEQTVDAALVIVTKVLNRD is encoded by the coding sequence ATGACACAGGAACTCCTCGAAACCATGCGCGCGTTGCGCATTGGGCGGCCCCTGGTGGTCGCCATCGACGGGCCTTCCGGCTCCGGCAAATCCAGCGTGAGCAAGGAAGTTGCCCGCCGGCTCCGGCTGGCATACCTGGACACCGGCGCGATGTACCGTGCCCTGACCTGGTACTGCGTGACCGAAGGCATCGACCTTGACGACACACCCGCCGTCGAGCAGGCATCCAGGGACTTCGTCCTGGAAGTGAGCACCAGCCCGCAGGATGAGTACGTCCGGGTGGGTGGCGTGGACGTTACGGATGCCATCCGTGAGCCGGCCATCTCGTCCGCCGTCAGTGCCGTTGCCACCACCCTCGGTGCCCGGACTGAACTGATCCGCCGGCAGCGCGAACTCATCGAAAAGCACCACCGCCGCATGGTGGTGGAAGGCAGGGACATCACCACCGTCGTCGCGCCCGGGGCTGAGGTACGAATGCTCCTCACGGCCAGCGAGGAAGCACGGCTGCGCCGGCGGGGCATCCAGCTGGGCGGCACGCAAAACGCCGAGCAGCTCGCGGCCCAGGTAACCCGCAGGGACGCCAAGGACTCGACCGTGGTGAATTTCACCAAGGCGGCCGACGGCGTGGTCACCCTGGACTCCTCGGACCTGGATTTCGAGCAGACCGTGGACGCCGCCCTGGTGATCGTCACCAAGGTCCTCAACCGTGACTGA
- the der gene encoding ribosome biogenesis GTPase Der — MSDTTQTSGHSGADDDYRPTGTDQVAERLAAIDDDEAELRAASLRAGLEDYELDEDDAALLSGEYGDEDFEGPLKLDPVLAIIGRPNVGKSTLVNRILGRREAVVEDTPGVTRDRVMYSAHWNGRNFTLVDTGGWEHDARGIHARVAEQAEMAVELADAVLFVVDSAVGATATDEGVMKMLRRSKKPVIMVANKVDDFAQEADSAALWGLGFGEPYPVSALHGRGVADLLDHVMDVLPEFSTVEGVERSGGPRRIALIGRPNVGKSSLLNKLAGSERVVVDNTAGTTRDPVDEFIELGGRTWRFVDTAGIRRRQHMAQGADYYASLRTQAALEKAEVAVVLLAVDEVLSEQDVRILQLAIESGRALVLAFNKWDLLDDERRRYLEREIEQDLAHVDWAPRVNISAKTGWHKDRLVPALDLALENWDRRIATGRLNAFLGELVAAHPHPVRGGKQPRILFGTQASSRPPKFVLFTTGFLDPGYRRFITRRLRETFGFEGTPIEVSMRVREKRGRKR, encoded by the coding sequence ATGAGCGACACCACCCAGACTTCCGGGCATTCCGGCGCCGACGACGACTACAGGCCCACAGGCACCGACCAGGTTGCCGAGCGGCTGGCAGCCATTGACGACGACGAAGCGGAGTTGCGTGCCGCTTCCCTCCGGGCCGGCCTGGAGGATTACGAGCTTGACGAGGACGACGCCGCCCTGCTGAGCGGCGAGTACGGCGACGAGGACTTTGAGGGCCCCCTCAAGCTGGATCCCGTCCTGGCCATCATCGGCCGGCCGAACGTGGGCAAGTCCACCCTGGTAAACCGCATTCTGGGCCGCCGGGAAGCAGTGGTGGAGGACACCCCGGGCGTTACCCGCGACCGCGTCATGTACTCGGCGCACTGGAACGGCCGCAACTTCACCCTGGTGGACACCGGCGGGTGGGAGCATGACGCCCGCGGCATCCACGCCCGCGTTGCCGAACAGGCCGAGATGGCAGTGGAACTCGCCGACGCCGTGCTGTTCGTGGTGGACTCCGCCGTCGGTGCTACGGCCACGGATGAAGGCGTCATGAAGATGCTGCGCCGCAGCAAGAAGCCGGTCATCATGGTGGCCAACAAAGTGGACGACTTTGCCCAGGAAGCCGACAGCGCAGCACTCTGGGGCCTTGGCTTCGGCGAGCCTTACCCGGTGTCGGCCCTCCACGGCCGCGGCGTGGCCGACCTCCTGGACCACGTCATGGACGTCCTGCCCGAGTTCTCCACCGTTGAGGGTGTGGAACGCTCCGGCGGTCCGCGCCGCATCGCCCTGATTGGACGCCCGAACGTAGGCAAGTCCTCGCTGCTGAACAAGCTCGCGGGATCCGAACGCGTGGTGGTGGACAACACCGCAGGCACCACCCGCGACCCCGTGGACGAATTTATCGAGCTCGGTGGCCGCACCTGGCGTTTCGTGGACACCGCCGGCATCCGTCGCCGCCAGCACATGGCGCAGGGTGCGGACTACTATGCCTCCCTCCGGACGCAGGCCGCGCTCGAGAAGGCGGAGGTCGCCGTCGTGCTCCTCGCAGTGGACGAGGTCCTCAGCGAACAGGACGTGCGCATCCTTCAGCTGGCCATCGAGTCCGGGCGCGCCCTGGTCCTGGCCTTCAACAAGTGGGACCTGCTCGATGACGAACGCCGCCGCTACCTGGAGCGCGAGATCGAGCAGGACCTGGCACACGTCGACTGGGCGCCGCGCGTCAACATCTCGGCAAAGACCGGCTGGCACAAGGACCGCCTGGTTCCTGCGCTGGACCTGGCCCTGGAGAACTGGGACCGGCGCATTGCCACCGGGCGCCTGAATGCCTTCCTCGGGGAGCTCGTGGCCGCGCATCCGCACCCGGTCCGCGGTGGCAAGCAGCCGCGCATCCTCTTTGGCACCCAGGCGTCCAGCCGGCCGCCGAAGTTCGTGCTGTTCACTACCGGATTCCTGGACCCCGGGTACCGCCGGTTCATCACGCGCCGGCTGCGCGAAACCTTCGGATTCGAGGGCACGCCAATTGAGGTCAGCATGCGCGTGCGCGAGAAGCGCGGCCGGAAGCGTTAA
- a CDS encoding polysaccharide deacetylase family protein: MRRSRFAVLGIALALALGGGPGGTALAPPAATAAAASQQSVPASMAVLQAGDDAIIQHYEQLGGSASFLGTPVGGAYDIAGGRAQDYTAGTIYWSPGTGAREVHGAIRGRYLALGGPAGFFGFPLTDETATPGAPGRYNDFARGTIYWSPGTGAHEVHGAIRGRYLAFGGPGGYLGFPLTDEAATSGGGGQYNDFERGTIYWSPGTGAHEVHGAIRGTYLALGGPAGFFGFPVTDETATPGGGGQYNDFERGTIYWSPGTGAHEVHGAIRGRYLELGGPAGLLGFPVTDETGAPDGTGRYNHFSGTNAGSSIYWSPATGAHEVYGAIRAQWAALGWERSRLGYPVSGEYGITGGRRNDFQHGSILWHAASGRTEVVYTSVPSALLGVDLERIPTTQKVVALTFDAGANDAALRSVLATLAANGVPGTFFLTGDWVNQFPADPALIYNAGHRIGNHSMTHPDFTTLTDAQIAAEINSAQRTIEAAGADPLPFFRFPFGARDSRTVADANSAGYAAIRWTVDTLGWAGTMNGTRGPGFIVQRVMASAQPGEIVLMHLGSNPDDGSTLDAAALPEVISQLRAAGYGFVTLDAALG; the protein is encoded by the coding sequence ATGCGCCGGTCTCGATTCGCCGTCCTCGGAATAGCCTTGGCCCTCGCCCTCGGCGGTGGTCCCGGGGGCACTGCCTTGGCGCCGCCCGCGGCTACAGCGGCGGCAGCCTCGCAGCAGAGCGTTCCGGCGTCGATGGCGGTCCTGCAGGCTGGCGACGACGCCATCATCCAGCACTATGAGCAGCTCGGGGGCAGCGCATCATTCCTCGGCACGCCAGTCGGCGGCGCGTATGACATCGCTGGAGGCCGCGCCCAGGACTACACCGCCGGCACGATCTACTGGAGCCCCGGCACCGGGGCGCGCGAGGTGCACGGGGCGATCCGCGGACGCTATCTCGCGCTGGGCGGCCCGGCCGGGTTCTTTGGCTTCCCCTTAACGGACGAGACCGCCACCCCGGGCGCCCCCGGCCGGTACAACGACTTTGCCCGTGGCACGATCTACTGGAGCCCCGGCACCGGAGCCCACGAGGTGCACGGGGCCATCCGCGGACGCTATCTGGCGTTCGGCGGACCGGGCGGCTACCTGGGCTTCCCGCTCACCGACGAGGCCGCCACTTCCGGCGGTGGCGGCCAGTACAACGACTTCGAGCGCGGCACAATCTACTGGAGCCCCGGCACCGGAGCCCACGAGGTGCACGGGGCCATCCGCGGCACCTATCTGGCACTGGGCGGGCCCGCGGGGTTCTTTGGCTTCCCGGTGACGGACGAGACCGCGACTCCGGGCGGTGGCGGCCAGTACAACGACTTCGAGCGCGGCACAATCTACTGGAGCCCCGGCACCGGAGCCCACGAGGTGCACGGGGCCATCCGCGGACGCTATTTGGAGCTAGGGGGGCCGGCCGGCTTGCTCGGATTCCCAGTGACGGACGAGACTGGCGCCCCCGACGGGACCGGCAGGTACAACCACTTCAGCGGCACGAACGCCGGCTCGTCGATCTACTGGTCGCCGGCCACTGGAGCCCACGAGGTGTATGGGGCCATCCGGGCCCAGTGGGCGGCCCTCGGTTGGGAGCGCAGCCGGCTCGGTTACCCGGTCAGCGGCGAGTACGGCATCACGGGCGGGCGCCGCAACGACTTCCAGCACGGATCGATCCTGTGGCACGCTGCCAGCGGCAGGACCGAGGTCGTCTACACGAGCGTCCCGTCAGCGCTCCTGGGCGTAGACCTTGAGCGCATTCCGACTACACAGAAGGTTGTCGCGCTTACGTTCGACGCCGGCGCCAACGACGCCGCCCTCCGTTCGGTCCTCGCCACCCTCGCCGCCAACGGCGTCCCTGGTACGTTCTTCCTCACCGGAGACTGGGTCAACCAGTTCCCCGCAGACCCGGCGCTGATCTACAACGCGGGGCATCGGATCGGCAACCATTCGATGACCCACCCGGATTTCACCACCCTGACCGACGCCCAGATCGCAGCCGAGATCAACAGCGCGCAGAGGACCATCGAGGCCGCTGGAGCCGACCCGCTCCCGTTCTTCCGCTTCCCCTTCGGCGCCCGCGATTCCCGTACGGTCGCAGACGCCAACTCCGCCGGCTACGCGGCGATTCGGTGGACCGTTGACACCCTGGGCTGGGCAGGCACCATGAACGGAACGCGCGGCCCGGGCTTCATCGTCCAGCGCGTCATGGCTTCCGCGCAGCCCGGGGAGATCGTCCTGATGCACCTCGGCTCGAACCCCGACGACGGTTCAACGCTCGACGCCGCTGCACTCCCCGAGGTGATTTCCCAGCTCCGGGCGGCGGGTTACGGCTTCGTCACCCTCGACGCCGCCCTCGGCTAG
- a CDS encoding Fpg/Nei family DNA glycosylase, giving the protein MPELPEVAGLAGFLDEQLRGCLVTKLQIVSFAVLKTADPPFNAIEGRMVSGVRRFGKFISIDTDGVSLVFHLARAGWVRFTDSPADSQLRMGKGLIAVRCAFSGPDGPRGLDLTEAGTKKSLAVYVVRDPQEVPGIATLGPDPFTEAFDADMLAEILAGSSQQIKGLLRSQSVIAGIGNAYSDEILHAARISPFAIAKSLDRDTVQVLYDAIHSVLGEALAEASGKPPKDLKDVKRSHMRVHARTGQPCPVCGDTVREVSFADTALQYCPTCQTKGKILADRRTSKFLK; this is encoded by the coding sequence ATGCCGGAACTGCCTGAAGTCGCCGGCCTCGCCGGGTTCCTGGATGAACAGCTGCGGGGCTGCCTGGTCACCAAACTGCAGATCGTCTCCTTTGCCGTACTCAAGACGGCGGATCCGCCCTTCAACGCCATAGAGGGACGCATGGTGTCAGGCGTACGCAGGTTCGGAAAGTTCATCAGCATCGACACGGACGGCGTGTCGCTGGTGTTCCACCTGGCGAGGGCAGGCTGGGTGCGTTTCACCGACTCCCCTGCCGACAGCCAGCTCCGGATGGGCAAGGGCCTCATCGCGGTCCGGTGCGCATTCTCGGGTCCGGATGGGCCCCGCGGGCTGGACCTGACGGAGGCGGGCACCAAGAAGAGCCTGGCCGTCTACGTGGTGCGGGATCCGCAGGAGGTGCCGGGCATCGCCACGCTGGGCCCCGATCCTTTTACCGAAGCGTTCGACGCCGACATGCTGGCTGAAATCCTGGCCGGCAGTTCACAGCAGATCAAGGGACTCCTGCGCAGCCAGAGCGTCATTGCAGGCATTGGGAATGCCTACAGCGACGAAATCCTGCATGCCGCCCGGATCTCGCCGTTCGCAATCGCAAAGTCCCTGGACCGGGACACCGTGCAGGTGCTGTACGACGCCATCCACAGCGTGTTGGGCGAGGCGCTGGCGGAGGCCAGCGGCAAGCCTCCAAAGGACCTGAAGGACGTTAAGCGCAGCCACATGCGCGTGCACGCCCGGACCGGCCAGCCCTGCCCTGTCTGCGGCGACACTGTCCGGGAGGTGTCGTTCGCGGACACGGCCCTGCAGTACTGCCCCACGTGCCAGACCAAGGGCAAGATCCTGGCTGACCGCAGGACCTCGAAGTTCCTGAAGTAG
- the gcvH gene encoding glycine cleavage system protein GcvH: MSNIPEDLSYTAEHEWVTAPNADGVVRVGITDFAQDALGDVVYAQMPEVGTKITANEVVGEVESTKSVSDIYAPVSGEVVGRNDSLDSDSALINTDPYGDGWLIEVKLAEPDAVESLLSASEYEQQVG, encoded by the coding sequence ATGAGCAACATTCCCGAAGACCTGTCCTACACCGCGGAACATGAGTGGGTCACCGCCCCCAATGCCGATGGCGTGGTCCGCGTGGGAATCACCGATTTTGCCCAAGACGCCCTTGGAGATGTCGTTTACGCCCAGATGCCCGAAGTGGGCACGAAGATTACGGCAAACGAAGTGGTGGGCGAAGTCGAGTCCACCAAGAGCGTGAGCGACATCTACGCGCCCGTTTCCGGAGAAGTCGTGGGCCGCAACGACTCCCTGGACAGCGATTCGGCCCTGATCAACACCGATCCCTACGGTGACGGCTGGCTCATCGAGGTCAAACTCGCCGAACCTGACGCCGTTGAGTCCCTGCTCAGTGCATCCGAGTACGAACAACAGGTAGGCTAA
- a CDS encoding FHA domain-containing protein, with translation MAGHRHNPADGDYGTGAARASETTSIHLTPVTDEPTIAPKLSSDERNSVEALPAGSALLVAHSGPNAGARFLLDSDVTTAGRHPDADIFLDDVTVSRRHVEFRRTARSFEVVDKNSLNGTYVNHDRVDRVELKSGSEVQIGKFRLTFYLSPATAAGRS, from the coding sequence ATGGCTGGCCACAGACACAACCCTGCCGATGGGGATTACGGCACGGGTGCGGCTAGGGCGTCGGAGACCACCTCGATCCATCTCACCCCCGTCACCGACGAACCCACCATCGCCCCCAAGCTGTCCTCGGATGAGCGCAACTCGGTTGAGGCGCTGCCCGCGGGATCGGCGCTGCTCGTAGCCCACAGCGGCCCGAATGCCGGTGCCCGGTTCCTGCTGGACTCGGACGTGACCACCGCGGGCCGCCACCCGGACGCGGACATCTTCCTGGACGACGTCACGGTGTCGCGCCGCCACGTCGAATTCCGGCGCACCGCGCGCAGCTTCGAAGTGGTGGACAAGAACAGCCTCAACGGCACCTACGTCAACCATGACCGCGTGGACCGCGTCGAGCTGAAGTCCGGCAGCGAAGTCCAGATCGGCAAGTTCCGCCTCACCTTCTACCTGAGCCCTGCCACGGCTGCAGGCCGCAGCTGA
- the ftsR gene encoding transcriptional regulator FtsR, producing the protein MAQPERRGPQVLNIGEVLAQLSADFPGMTASKIRFLEEKGLINPRRTPAGYRQYSDGDVERLRFVLALQRDQYLPLKVIKDYLDAIDRGERPENLPPGVVVSPRIVSDELAAELQNRGRKLSEEQLRTESGASVPLLQSLLSFGLISHSNGQFDEHALQVARACVQLESHGLEPRHLRPFQAAAEREFGLVERAVAPLASRKDSASQARAAEAAREISDLCLTLHRALVQDHISRMDI; encoded by the coding sequence ATGGCACAACCGGAACGCCGGGGCCCCCAGGTCCTGAATATCGGCGAAGTCCTCGCCCAGCTGAGCGCCGACTTCCCGGGCATGACCGCGTCGAAGATCCGCTTCCTCGAGGAAAAGGGACTCATCAACCCGCGGCGCACCCCTGCTGGATACCGGCAGTATTCGGACGGCGACGTGGAGCGGCTGCGCTTTGTGCTGGCCCTGCAGCGGGACCAGTACCTGCCCCTGAAAGTCATCAAGGACTATCTTGATGCCATTGACAGGGGAGAGCGCCCGGAGAACCTGCCGCCCGGCGTCGTGGTTTCCCCACGCATCGTCTCCGACGAGCTGGCCGCGGAGCTGCAGAACCGCGGCCGGAAGCTCAGCGAGGAACAGCTCCGCACCGAATCCGGCGCCAGCGTTCCCCTCCTGCAGTCACTCTTGAGCTTCGGCCTCATCAGCCACAGCAACGGACAGTTCGACGAGCACGCCCTCCAGGTTGCCCGCGCCTGCGTCCAGCTGGAAAGCCACGGCCTGGAACCCCGGCACCTGAGGCCCTTCCAGGCAGCGGCCGAACGGGAATTCGGCCTGGTGGAACGTGCGGTCGCGCCGCTTGCCTCCCGCAAGGACTCGGCATCGCAGGCGCGGGCAGCGGAGGCCGCCCGCGAGATCAGCGACCTCTGCCTCACCCTGCACAGGGCCCTGGTGCAGGACCACATCTCACGCATGGACATCTGA
- a CDS encoding bifunctional nuclease family protein has protein sequence MIEVEIVGVRIELPSNQPLVLLKEMHGERHVPIWIGTPEASAIALAQQGVVPPRPMTHDLLVDVVESLGHSVVSVNIVAVEDNIFYGQLQFENGTTVSSRASDALAVALRAKCRIWCADSVMDEAGVRITEHDEGEDAEPGPTVDEERELRRFREFLDDVEPEDFDG, from the coding sequence ATGATCGAAGTCGAGATTGTAGGCGTTCGCATCGAACTGCCTTCCAACCAGCCGCTGGTCCTGCTCAAGGAGATGCACGGCGAACGCCACGTGCCCATTTGGATCGGCACCCCGGAAGCCAGCGCCATCGCCCTGGCCCAGCAGGGCGTGGTCCCGCCCCGGCCCATGACCCATGACCTGCTCGTGGACGTCGTGGAGTCACTTGGCCACTCCGTGGTCAGCGTCAACATCGTGGCCGTGGAGGACAACATCTTCTACGGGCAGTTGCAGTTCGAAAACGGAACCACGGTCAGCTCGCGCGCTTCGGACGCGCTGGCGGTGGCACTGCGCGCCAAGTGCCGGATCTGGTGCGCCGATTCGGTGATGGACGAGGCCGGCGTCCGGATTACCGAGCACGACGAGGGGGAGGACGCCGAGCCTGGCCCCACCGTCGACGAGGAGCGCGAACTACGCCGCTTCCGAGAGTTCCTGGACGACGTGGAACCCGAGGATTTCGACGGCTAA
- a CDS encoding MerR family transcriptional regulator → MSPKGEAGGLKQPKAGVAVPVSGAQGLLFTEDLPVLDEDAGYRGPTACKAAGITYRQLDYWARTGLVEPAVRGAAGSGSQRLYGFRDILVLKVVKRLLDTGVSLQQIRTAVEHLRERGVEDLAQITLMSDGASVYECTSADEVIDLVQGGQGVFGIAVGRVWREVEGSLASLPSEHAAEQSFPDDELSKRRAARKIS, encoded by the coding sequence GTGAGTCCCAAAGGCGAAGCAGGCGGGCTAAAGCAGCCCAAGGCTGGTGTTGCTGTGCCCGTAAGTGGTGCCCAGGGCCTCCTGTTCACCGAGGACCTTCCCGTGCTGGACGAAGACGCCGGCTACCGCGGGCCCACCGCCTGCAAGGCTGCGGGCATCACCTACCGCCAACTCGATTACTGGGCCCGTACCGGTCTTGTCGAACCGGCCGTCCGTGGCGCTGCAGGATCCGGGTCCCAGCGGCTGTACGGATTCCGCGACATCCTGGTGCTCAAGGTGGTCAAGCGGCTCCTCGATACCGGCGTGTCCCTGCAGCAGATCCGCACCGCCGTGGAACACCTGCGCGAGCGTGGGGTTGAGGACCTGGCGCAGATCACGCTTATGAGCGACGGCGCCAGCGTCTACGAATGCACGTCGGCGGATGAGGTTATTGACCTGGTCCAGGGCGGCCAGGGCGTCTTCGGCATTGCCGTTGGCCGGGTATGGCGCGAGGTGGAAGGCAGCCTGGCTTCGCTGCCCAGCGAACACGCCGCCGAGCAGTCCTTTCCCGACGACGAACTCAGCAAGCGCCGCGCCGCGCGGAAGATCAGCTGA